The Deinococcus hopiensis KR-140 sequence TCAAGAAGTTCGGCGGCGAGAAGGTCGTGGCCGGGAACATCCTGGTTCGCCAGCGCGGCACCAAGTTCAAGGCGGGCGCAAATGTGGGCATGGGCCGTGACCACACCCTCTTTGCCCTGACGGACGGCAAGGTCGTCTTTGCCAACCGGGGTGAGAAGGGCCGCTTCATCAGCATCGAAGCGGTGCAGACCGAAGTCGCCGCCGACTGAAGTAAGCGGCGCGCAGTGAGGAGGGGGCCGGGCCTGCGGGCTTTCGGTCCCCTCCTCACTGTGTTGAGCGCAGTGGCTAAACTGAAATCGAGTGTCGCCTGACCGCCCTTTCCCGGGGCCAGCCAGGCGTAAAGGAGCAGGTATGGCGTTTCGAGACGTACTGGACATTGAAGTGGCGGCCGGGAGTGGCGGTGACGGGAGCATGAGCTTCCACCGCGCCAAGTACATGGAAAAGGGCGGCCCCGACGGTGGGCACGGCGGGCGCGGCGGCAGCATCATCCTGCGCGCCATCGAGGGTGTGGAAAGTCTGGAGCGCCTCGTGGGACAGCGCAAATTCAAAGCCGAGAACGGGCGCTACGGCGAAGGCAGGTTGCGTCAGGGAGCGGACGGCCAGGACACGTACATTGAGGTTCCGGTGGGCACCACCGCCTTTGACCGTGACAGCGGTAAGGTCATTGCGGACCTCGTGCGGGTGGGCCAGGAAAAGGTGATCGCGCAGGGAGGTTACGGTGGGCGCGGCAACAGCACCTTCACGAGCAGCACCCGGCAGGCCCCACGTTTTGCCGAACTGGGCACACCGGGGCAAAAGCGCCGCGTGCGCCTGGAACTGCGCCTGATCGCCGACGTGGGCCTGGTGGGCTACCCCAACGCGGGCAAGAGCAGCCTGCTGGCGGCCCTCTCACGGGCCAATCCGGCAATTGCCGATTACCCCTTCACCACCCTCTCCCCCATCCTGGGCGTGGTGGAAAGCGAGGACGGCGAGCAGCGCTTCACGATGGCCGATATCCCCGGGATCATCGAGGGCGCGTCAGAGGGCAAGGGCCTGGGGCTGGAGTTCCTGCGCCACATCAGCCGCACCCGGCTGCTGGTGTATGTGCTGGACGTCACCCGGGACCCGGTGGAGGAACTGCGGCAGCTTCAGAACGAGCTGCGCGCCTATGACGCCACCCTGCTGGACAGCGTGGCGGCCATCGCCCTGAACAAGACTGAACTCGTGGACACGGACATCACCGCGATGGTGGAGGACGAACTCGCCACCTTCGGCCTGCCCGTGCTGCCCGTGAGTGCCAAGGAAGGCCTGGGCCTGCCGGAACTGCGTGACGCCCTGTTCCAGCTGCTGCCCGACCGCGAACTTTGGGCGCAGACGCACGCCCTGGAAGAAGACGTGGAGGACGTGCGCGAGGAGCCCCTGACCCTCACCTTCCGCGAGGACGCACCCGAACGCGGGGCGCCGGTCCCCGAACGGGTCTGGGAAGTTCACGGCGGAGGCTTCGAAGCCCGCCTGACCCGCTTTTCCCGCCACCTGGAAGACGCGGCCGAGTACCTGTCGAACCTCTTCAAGCGTCAGGGTCTCTACGCGGCCCTCAAGCGCGCGGGGGCCCGCGAGGGCGACACAGTGGAGATCGGCACCTTCCGCTTCGAGTATTTCAACGACGAGGAGTGAGGCGCGTGCTCTAGAGCATGTGTCAATGTGCGGACCTTTTTTGACCGAGCCCGGCGAGCGAACTTAAATGCGCATAGGGTCAAACCGTCTGGGGCGGGCGAAACATCTCAGCCTTCAGACGGTCTGACCTTTGGCCCTTCAGGCGGTGCGTCAGCGCTTCTTGGTCAGAATCCGCACGCTGATCACCTGATCGGCCACCGCGCCGGCAATGTCGGCGTTGCTCTGGTCCATGGTGCGGGTCAGCTTTTTCAGCACGTCGTCGCCCTTCACGACCTTACCGAAAATGGTGTGCTTGCCGTTCAGGAAATCCGTGGGCGCGAAGGTGATGAAAAACTGCGAGCCGTTGGTGGCGGGACCGCTGTTGGCCATCGCCAGCACGCCGGAGCCGGTGAACTTGAGGCGGGTGCGGAACTCGTCGGCGAACGAGTAGCCGGGACCGCCCGTGCCCCAGGTGGCCTTCTTACTCGGATCTGTGCTGCCCGGGTCGCCACCCTGGGCCATGAAGCCCTCGATGACGCGGTGAAAGCGCGTGCCGTCGTAGAAATGGTTGCGCGCCAGATAGACGAAGTTGTTCACC is a genomic window containing:
- the rpmA gene encoding 50S ribosomal protein L27, whose protein sequence is MAHKKGVGSSKNGRDSNPKYLGVKKFGGEKVVAGNILVRQRGTKFKAGANVGMGRDHTLFALTDGKVVFANRGEKGRFISIEAVQTEVAAD
- the obgE gene encoding GTPase ObgE: MAFRDVLDIEVAAGSGGDGSMSFHRAKYMEKGGPDGGHGGRGGSIILRAIEGVESLERLVGQRKFKAENGRYGEGRLRQGADGQDTYIEVPVGTTAFDRDSGKVIADLVRVGQEKVIAQGGYGGRGNSTFTSSTRQAPRFAELGTPGQKRRVRLELRLIADVGLVGYPNAGKSSLLAALSRANPAIADYPFTTLSPILGVVESEDGEQRFTMADIPGIIEGASEGKGLGLEFLRHISRTRLLVYVLDVTRDPVEELRQLQNELRAYDATLLDSVAAIALNKTELVDTDITAMVEDELATFGLPVLPVSAKEGLGLPELRDALFQLLPDRELWAQTHALEEDVEDVREEPLTLTFREDAPERGAPVPERVWEVHGGGFEARLTRFSRHLEDAAEYLSNLFKRQGLYAALKRAGAREGDTVEIGTFRFEYFNDEE
- a CDS encoding peptidylprolyl isomerase, giving the protein MKQAASIHAVLLAALLASAAAQTTQAQTTKAGATKAPAGAASTKPGPLPAGYTLVPPLSSKPVRTFKAAPALALQGRQDYYALFDTGKGQILIDLYEQETPVTVNNFVYLARNHFYDGTRFHRVIEGFMAQGGDPGSTDPSKKATWGTGGPGYSFADEFRTRLKFTGSGVLAMANSGPATNGSQFFITFAPTDFLNGKHTIFGKVVKGDDVLKKLTRTMDQSNADIAGAVADQVISVRILTKKR